A single Vigna radiata var. radiata cultivar VC1973A chromosome 8, Vradiata_ver6, whole genome shotgun sequence DNA region contains:
- the LOC106770106 gene encoding probable leucine-rich repeat receptor-like protein kinase At1g35710, translating to MKLQPFWLFLLMLFSAFPHSYAFNSSGIASKANALLKWKASLDKQSQASLYSWTANTSCNWFGIACDHSNHVFQINLPNIGLRGTLQNLNFSMLTNIHTLNVSNNSLSGSIPPQIGILSNLVVLDLSANKLSGIIPSEITQLISLQKLNMAQNTFSGSLPQEIGRLRELRMLHVPYCNLTGTIPISIEKLNNLIHLDIGSNNLSGSIPQRIWHMDLKYLSFGTNKFHGSFPKEIVNMSNLEFLYLGESGLSGTMPQEIDMLGKLIHLDMSSCNLSGHIPREIGKLISLTYLNLIGNQFSGFIPHEIGFLRKLSELDLSENFLSGKIPSTIGNLSNLSYLYLFGNQFSGFIPDEIGNLHSLLTIQLLDNNLSGPIPTSIGNLINLESILLYQNNLSGSIPTSIGNLVNLEFVLVSQNKLSGSIPSTIGNLSKLRELFLLNNNLSGKVPKEMNRIIALENLQLANNNFVGHLPHNICIGGKLTRFSTSNNHFTGHIPESLKNCSTLIRVRLEENQLTGNITDAFGVLPNLDYIELSENNFYGHLSPNWGKFRSLTSLKISNNNLSGVIPPELSEATELRELQLSSNHLTGSIPQDLSKLVLLFRLSLNNNNLSGNIPTKIASMKNLQILRLGSNNLSGLIPDQLGNLPSLLEMNLSQNKFEGNIPPDFDKLISLTILDLSENLLRGRLTHKLGGLEKLETLNLSHNSLSGDLSSFDDLMGLTSIDISYNEFEGPLPNILVFRNATMEAVRNNKGLCGNVSGLKPCPTLSGKSHNHMTKKVITMVLPLTLGTLMLALFVFGVLYYLCKNSVQMEEEATNLQTLNTFAIWSFDGKMVFANIVEATENFDDKHLIGVGGQGQVYKTMLPSGQVVAVKKLHSVPNEENLNVKAFRSEIQALTEIRHRNIVKLYGFCSHSQWSFLVCEFLEKGNVQNILKDDEEAIAFDWNKRVNVIKDVANALLYMHYDCSPPIIHRDISSKNVLLDLEYVAHVSDFGTAKFLNPNSSNWTSFVGTFGYAAPELAYTMEVNEKCDVYSFGVLAWEILLGKHPGDFISSLLSYSSTTDHMTLMDKLEQRLPPPTKRLLKEVASVVKIALACMTESPRSRPTMKDVVNELVV from the exons ATGAAGTTACAACCCTTTTGGTTGTTTCTTCTAATGTTGTTTTCTGCATTTCCCCATTCTTATGCTTTCAATTCTTCCGGAATTGCTTCAAAAGCAAATGCTCTGCTGAAGTGGAAAGCCAGCCTTGACAAGCAGAGTCAAGCTTCTCTTTATTCATGGACTGCCAACACTTCTTGCAATTGGTTCGGAATTGCATGTGATCACTCCAATCATGTCTTCCAAATAAATCTTCCAAATATTGGATTAAGAGGTACGCTTCAAAATCTCAACTTCTCAATGCTTACAAACATTCACACTCTAAATGTAAGTAACAACTCCCTGAGCGGAAGTATTCCTCCTCAAATTGGAATTCTGTCCAATCTAGTTGTTCTTGATTTGTCTGCTAATAAACTCTCTGGGATTATCCCTTCTGAAATAACACAGTTGATTAGCCTTCAAAAGTTGAACATGGCACAAAATACTTTTAGTGGGTCCCTTCCTCAAGAAATAGGAAGATTGAGGGAGCTGAGAATGCTTCATGTTCCTTATTGCAATCTCACAGGGACAATCCCAATCTCTATAGAAAAGTTGAACAATTTGATTCATCTAGATATAGGATCCAACAACCTTTCTGGCAGTATTCCTCAGAGAATTTGGCACATGGACCTAAAGTATTTGTCATTTGGAACTAATAAATTCCATGGTTCTTTTCCCAAAGAAATTGTGAATATGAGCAACCTGGAGTTTCTATATCTTGGGGAAAGTGGCCTTTCTGGCACCATGCCCCAAGAAATTGACATGCTGGGGAAACTAATTCATCTCGACATGAGCAGTTGTAATCTTTCTGGTCACATACCTCGTGAAATTGGTAAGTTGATCAGTCTTACTTATCTTAACCTTATTGGAAACCAATTTTCAGGTTTTATTCCTCATGAAATTGGATTTTTGAGAAAACTCAGTGAACTTGATTTGTCTGAGAATTTTCTCTCTGGTAAAATCCCTTCCACAATTGGAAACTTGAGCAATTTAAGTTATCTTTACCTTTTTGGCAACCAATTCTCTGGCTTTATCCCGGATGAAATAGGAAATTTACATTCCCTTCTAACAATCCAGTTGCTGGACAATAATCTCTCTGGACCAATTCCTACTTCTATAGGTAACCTGATCAATTTGGAATCCATTTTACTTTATCAAAACAACCTTTCTGGATCAATTCCTACTTCCATAG GTAACCTGGTCAATTTGGAATTCGTTTTAGTTTCTCAAAACAAACTTTCTGGATCCATTCCTTCCACTATTGGAAATTTGTCGAAGCTTCgtgaattatttttacttaacaATAATCTCAGTGGCAAGGTTCCAAAAGAAATGAACAGGATTATTGCTTTGGAAAATTTGCAGCTagctaataataattttgttggcCATTTACCTCACAACATTTGCATTGGGGGAAAACTAACACGGTTTTCTACTAGCAATAACCATTTCACTGGCCATATTCCAGAGAGTTTGAAGAATTGCTCTACCCTTATACGAGTGAGACTTGAGGAAAATCAATTAACTGGAAACATAACAGATGCTTTTGGTGTACTTCCAAACTTGGACTACATCGAATTGagtgaaaacaatttttatggTCATCTTTCACCAAATTGGGGGAAGTTCCGCAGCCTCACAAGCCTCAAGATCTCTAACAATAACTTATCAGGTGTTATCCCACCAGAACTAAGCGAGGCAACCGAATTACGAGAACTTCAGTTATCCTCAAATCATCTTACAGGAAGCATTCCACAAGATTTATCTAAATTGGTTTTGTTGTTTCGTCTATCACTCAACAACAATAATCTTTCAGGAAATATTCCCACAAAAATTGCATCAATGAAGAATCTTCAAATTTTGAGGCTTGGATCTAATAATTTGTCTGGGTTAATTCCAGACCAACTTGGAAATTTGCCCAGTTTATTGGAAATGAATTTGAGTCAGAATAAATTTGAGGGAAATATTCCTCCAGATTTTGACAAATTAATATCTCTTACAATTCTTGATCTCAGTGAAAATTTGTTGAGGGGAAGATTAACACATAAGCTTGGAGGATTAGAAAAATTAGAAACGTTGAATCTCTCTCATAATAGTCTCTCAGGTGATCTTTCTAGCTTTGATGATTTGATGGGCTTGACATCTATTGATATATCTTACAATGAGTTTGAGGGTCCACTTCCAAACATTCTTGTGTTTCGCAATGCTACAATGGAAGCAGTAAGAAATAATAAAGGCTTGTGTGGCAATGTTAGTGGCTTAAAGCCTTGCCCAACACTAAGTGGGAAATCACATAATCATATGACAAAGAAAGTCATAACAATGGTTCTACCCCTTACTTTGGGCACTCTAATGCTGGCATTGTTTGTTTTCGGAGTCTTGTATTATTTATGCAAAAATTCAGTGCAAATGGAAGAGGAAGCTACCAATTTACAAACTCTAAACACGTTTGCAATATGGAGTTTTGATGGCAAAATGGTATTTGCGAATATTGTTGAAGCCACTGAAAATTTTGACGATAAGCATCTCATTGGAGTTGGAGGACAAGGACAAGTTTACAAAACAATGTTACCCTCAGGTCAAGTTGTGGCTGTAAAGAAACTGCATTCAGTTCCAAATGAAGAAAACCTTAATGTGAAAGCTTTCAGAAGTGAGATCCAAGCTCTGACAGAAATTCGCCACCGTAACATTGTAAAGTTATATGGGTTTTGTTCACATTCCCAATGGTCATTTCTGGTGTGTGAATTCTTGGAGAAGGGCAATGTCCAGAATATTTTGAAGGATGATGAAGAAGCAATTGCATTTGATTGGAATAAGAGAGTGAATGTTATTAAAGATGTAGCAAATGCTTTATTGTACATGCATTATGATTGCTCACCACCAATTATTCATCGTGATATATCAAGTAAAAATGTCCTTTTGGATTTGGAATATGTGGCACATGTCTCTGATTTCGGAACAGCCAAGTTTCTTAATCCCAATTCATCCAATTGGACCTCATTTGTAGGAACCTTTGGATATGCCGCTCCAG AACTTGCATACACAATGGAAGTGAATGAGAAATGTGACGTGTATAGTTTTGGAGTGTTGGCATGGGAAATACTTCTGGGAAAGCATCCTGGTGATTTTATATCTTCCTTATTATCATATTCATCCactactgatcatatgacattgATGGATAAGTTGGAGCAGCGTCTCCCTCCTCCAACTAAACGTTTACTTAAAGAGGTGGCATCAGTTGTGAAGATAGCACTTGCTTGCATGACTGAAAGTCCACGATCACGCCCTACTATGAAGGATGTTGTCAATGAGCTTGTAGTGTAA